The Pontibacter sp. SGAir0037 DNA segment GGCCAACAGGTAATTGAGCCAGGCATACAGGCCTACACCGGACAGTTTGTGCTGCCCGAGCACAGTCCTGACGTAAAAGCGAACAGCAACCTGTCGTATATAGACCAACGCCTTGCCGCATCGTTTGTGCTGTATCCGAAGCCTTTTGGCATACAGGCAGAATATACCATTGGCCGAGGTCCGGAATTTGATAAGCCGACAGGATCGATTGGAGTAAAAGACCTGCAAGGCGGCTATGTTACGTTTTCTTATGCCCGTACCGGTGGAGAAGCCGCGTTGATACCTTTTACGCGCCTGCAGTACTACGACGGTGGAAAAAAGCATGAGCTGGATGCCAGGAGTTACACCGTGAAAGAATGTGAAATAGGTGTGGAGATTCATCCTGTCGAGCATATAGAGCTGGTAACGGTATATACCCTCTCCGACCGCAGGTATGAGGACTATGAGCACCCGGATAACCATCAGGCAGGTGGACTCATGCGTATACAGGCACAGTTGCAGTTTTAATAGAAGGCAGGTCTGCGCGTACCCTTTGCAGGCTTTTTTGTATTTTACTACCTTTACAAGAGGCCGCACCTGTGTTGCCCGGTAACAGGATATCAACCCATACCACCTATTTTACAAGTATGTATACAACCCATTTTATCAGGCTGGCTATAGTGCTGTTGAGCGCCTGTAGCCTCTGGTCCTGCCAATCGCAGCAGGAACAGGCAAGTGCAGTTGCAACTGAACGCCTGCAGTTCAGGGTTGAGAACCTGCAGCGTACCTCTGATGACTGCAGCCCTGACAGCTCCACCTGTGCCAGGCTGCACATTACCTACCCTGTAGCCACTGCCGGGCCCGCAGCATTGCGCCAAAGCATTAACCACTATGTACAGCAGCGGTTACAGCTCATGCGTTACGATTTTGGTCCTGATGCGGACACATCTGCCACAAGCTATACCGATGCTGCCGAAAAGCTTGCCAACCTGTTTTTTGAGGAGCGCCAGCGCTACAAGGAGAGCACTCAGCAAATGCCTGACCCACCGCATCCAGGCCTGTATGGGTGGGAGCTGCAGGTAAAGGGCCAGCCGCTTTATGTGTCGGCCCGGGTGGTGTCGCTGCTTTTCGATAACTTCACTTATCTTGGGGGTGCACACGGAAACCCTACCCGCATCCTGCAAAGTTTCGACAGCACCGGGCATCTGCTCTCCCTGCCTGAGATGGTTAACGATACCGTAAAACTGCAGGCACTGGCGGAGCAGCAGTTCAGGCAGGTACGAAAGGAAATGGTAGGCGACATGCCGCTCTCGGAAGCAGGTCTCTTTATTACAGGTAATACACTTCCTCTGCCTCAGAACTACGCCCTCACCGCAGAAGGACTGCAGCTCTACTATAACCCTTACGAGATCGGGCCCTATGCCATGGGTGCCACTGAACTGCTACTGCCCTACAACTTCCTGAAGGGCCTGCTGCGGCCAGCTTACTTTCCATAGGTGCTCTTCAATACTAAGGGCTGAGAAGAACACGGGAGCCTTACTGCTTCACAAACTTCTTCGTCATCACCCGATTAGCATACATCACCTGTAAAATGTAAATACCATCGGCCAGATCGGTAGTAGGCAGGCTAAAAGAGGCTTTGTTGTCGAAGCTTCCGCTCAGCACCTCTTTGCCCTGCACATCCTGAATTTTCACGGCAATCTTTCCCTTTACCAGTTCAGGTAACCCGATATGCACTACCTGCTGCGCAGGGTTTGGGTATAAGCTGAAAGTTGCCACCTGTTCGGCCTTTACTGCCAGGGGCGCCTGAGGCGACAAAGTAACGAATTTGGAGAGCAACCGGATATAGTTTGCCTGGTAGCCTGTTGAATTCTCTGTAACCGACCAGGAGTTTAATGGCCAGGAGTGGTTAAAATCTTTGTAACTTTTCTGGGCAGGCTGACCTTTGGGCGGAGTTATGGAAATGGCGTTGCATCCTGCATTGCCTGGGCAAACACCATCCCAGTCGTAAGACGGGTTGGGACCTCCGGTTAAAAAACCTGGTGGCGGCCCGAACTGCGATGTTCCTACCCGGTCCCATTTGGCGCTGCCGTCTTTGAACCAGGAATGGTAGAATTCTCTTACACCGTTTTCCGCGCCATCGTTAAACATATTACTCAGGTATACCAGTTGCATCGGGTTTACGCCGTGCAGGCTATGCACATAACCGGCTGCAGCATGCTGGTACGTTTCAGTATTGGCAGGGTCCAGATCATACGTTATAAGGTCATAGATCATTAACCCCTGTATCATTTTAAAGCTGTTGCTTCCCCAGGTATAGTCGTTTAAATGCGCCAGGTAAGGATCCTTTACCGAGGTTATGGCTGGTAAATTTTCAGAGTTGCTCTTCATGGCCGCCGTAAACTTATCCCGGATAGCTGTTTTCACGGATTCGGTTGCGTTAGGAAGGGACGTGTAATACAACAAGGCGTCCTGCGTAACAGGCTCAAACGGATAAGCATAGCTCCATTCGAACAAGTGAGACTTAGTATAGTTCGCATCGAAGTAAGCTTTATACACGGCCTTATCGGTTAAAGCATATAGAAAAGTGGCCGCCGATAGCTTGAACATGCTCCGGGTATAATCGTCCACCTCTTGCTGGCCTGCGCCCAACCCCTGCGAATTATTGGCGTTATCGTTGTTGCGAAACAGCACATCCGGATTCGCATCGGCCCAGGCCCAGGCTTTTTCGGCGGCAGTTTGCAACTGATCGGCATACGCCAGCATGGCAGGTGTACCTAACGTTTTATATACTTTCGCCGCATAGGCATAAATGGCCGCCCCGGTTAAGGTAGCGGAGGTAGAAGCCGGGCCATAGCACCGCTGCGTTTTGTCGCTGGAAGGCGGGCTGGCATCGCCCTGATAGCCCACAATGCTCAACACGGAGCCGTCTGCGTTCTGCATCCTCCATAACCAATCAATTTCATACTTCACCTCATCCAGTATATCAGGTATCCCGTTTCCAGACTCCGGAATATTATAGTTGTCGGTCCAGGCAGCAGGCTTTTCTTCGTAAGCTCTTAATAACTGGATTACCGGACCATGCACGAAGTTCACGTATTTATTCATGTCGCCGGCATCGAACCAGCCGCCACTCAGATCTTTTTGCGTAGCCGCATTGGTTTTGGCGTTATAGAGCCGGGCCTGGGAATCTTGTAAATTCCCGGCATAACTAATAGCATCGGCCCAGGCTGCCCCGGCATACTTCGCTTCTTTGGCCATACCGGCCCGCTGGTAGAAATAAGTCCGTACTGCCTGTTTCAGCACGTTCTGATACACCGAGTTATGAATCATGAAGTCGTAAGATTTCACTTGCTGCGCAACATCCAGCACATAATAGGTGCCGGGCGTTGTGACCAGTGAGAAATCGAAATGCCAGGCTTTATCGCCGGAGCTTGGATCTTCCTGACCATTGTTCCAACTGGTGGGCGTGCCCTCCAGCGCCGTCTGCCCGGTAGATGCGTTGACAACACGGTAAACTGTTCCGGGCTGGAAAGACTCTGCGGCATCAAAGCCTGTTACCGGATTGCGGATAACAGCTACTTTTCTGGCTGTTTCGGGATAGCCAAACTGATCAACGACTATGTACTTCGAGATTGACTGGGCCGGGCTTTGCAGAAAGAGCCCAAGCAAAAAAAGCAGGAGCAAACCCACTAATCGGGCTATTTTACCTCCTTTAGATTGGTCATACAGGTATAAGTGCATCATGAGCAATTTTTAAATGATGGTTAACTGCGTCGAAGCTGTACAGGGGCAGGCTCTTCGACATTCCTGCATGAAGCGGAGAGCAGCAGGACCGTTGTGAACAGCAGTAGCTTTGCTTTTGAGGGCAACAGGTACCTATGATCATTTGCGATGTTCTGACAGCAACTGATAACAAAGGAAATTATGCCTAAAAAAGCAACGGAGCTAATTATCGATAAGAAAGTTAAATAAATGGCTAAAGAAGTATCAGCAGAAAGCCCGTAGATGCTGAGCATGAGTTAGAAAGAACGAGAGGAGCTAACTTTGGTGTTTAGTAGCGCCGCCAGTGGGAATATGAAAGTCATCGGTAGGGGTTCGGCACTGGTTCATGCCCTACTTTCACTCAAATTACCACTACATAGCTCTCATTACAAAGCCTTTGGCCTAATAGCTATGCTCTTCAAACGAATAACTGTATGAGTACGAGCTACGCAACACTCATACTCAACATACTATCTATCAAAACCATACAACAAAAGTCAGGTAAAAGTCGCCTTAATGTCAGGTAAAAATCAAGACCCATTTTTGTACATTTTAAAAGTATATTTAATCTTGCCCAAACTAACAACGACAGATGATACAACCTGAACTAGGAAAGAAAATACTAGACTTAAGAAAAGCCAAAGGATTAACGCAGGAAGAGCTTGTAGAGAAATGTAACATCAGTGTACGGACACTGCAACGGATAGAATCCGGAGAAGTCACTCCCAGGAGCTATACTATCAGAATCATTTTTGCAGCCCTTGATTATAACCATGCCGATGTGATTGGTAAAAATAATCTTATCTCAGATGGATATGCAAAAGCTAGTAACTCATTTTCATATTTTTTTAACTTAAAACATAACAAAATGGTAAAACTATCGCTGCTATCTATCCCATTTCTGGTTACAGTATTAGCCTTATTCTTTCGGTACCCAACCACCACCGGAGCCCAACATAAAACAGAAGTACGTGCACAAATTCTAAAATTGAACGCTGATTTTATTCAAACGTACAATGCCGGAGAAATGGACTCCCTCAGTAAATTGTACGTTGGCGATGCCAGCCTCATAATGGGTAATGCAATTCCTGTGGTGTTCAACAACCTGCCTGAAGTACGGGGCGTGCTGGCATCAAATCATTTCTTACACTCTACCACCAGCAAAACGTCCGCTTCCTGGAAAGGAGATCTAAGAAAACGGTTATTTCCGATTCAGTGGTAGTGGATATAGGCATCTTGCGTATTCGTTCGGAAGCTGACCAAACACTAAGTGGCATCTACTTCAGCCAATGGCGCAACCAGGATGGGAAATGGATGATTGAAAACGAGATGCATCGATTTGACAAATAATTAATACACGATGTAAGGTATTAATCCTTTTACAAGTATAACAGAAGGCTGCTGCCGTCCCAGATAAGGATGGCAGCAGCCTTCTGCGCCAGATCAGACACCAGCACGGCTGTCTCCACCGGCAGCAGCGAAAAAGATAAGCAAATAAATTTCAATCCTCTTTACATCTCAAATCAGATTCAAAATACACTAACACCCTCCCCCACCTCTCCCTTTTTTTAAATTAAAACCCTACCTTTGCTGCTTGAAAAAAACTAAGCATGCTTCACTTCTTTTCTAGTCAGCCTGATACAGTTTACGCCTTACAAAGCGAAGGCGAACTGAGTACAACAGATGTTCAAAAATTGGAATGGCTTTTCGGCAACGCCATATTAGAGCAGGAAAAAACCTTAAGCGGTTTCTTTGTTGGTCCTCGTGCCGCCATGATAACGCCATGGAGCACCAATGCCGTGGAAATCACTCAGAACATGGCCATCGAGGGGATTATCCGGATTGAAGAGTTTAAAATAGTAACAGAAGATTTCACGGATTTTGACCCAATGCTTTCGCAAAAGTATAAGGGGCTGGACCAGGAAATCTACACAATACATATTGAACCGGAGCCTGTGCTGCCAGTTACCGATATTGCCGCCTACAACAAGCAGGAAGGACTTTCGCTGAGCGATGAAGAAGTGGATTATTTAAACCAGCTTTCCGAAAGAGTAGGCAGGCCGCTAACCGATTCCGAAGTATTTGGCTTTTCGCAGGTGAACTCGGAGCACTGCCGCCATAAGATCTTCAATGGCAAATTTGTAATTGATGGCGAAGAGAAACCAAGTTCGCTTTTTAAATTAATCCGCAAAACATCAGAAACAAACCCCAACGATATTGTTTCTGCCTACAAAGATAACGTTGCTTTTATAAAAGGACCAGTGGTGCAGCAATTCGCACCAAAGCGTGCCGATGAGCCGGACTTCTACCAGGTAAGTGATTTCGAATCGGTTATTTCTATAAAAGCAGAAACGCATAACTTCCCGACAACAGTAGAGCCATTTAACGGTGCCGCTACCGGTTCTGGTGGTGAGATCAGAGACCGATTGGCTGGTGGACAGGGAGCACTTCCGTTGGCAGGTACAGCTGTTTACATGACGGCTTTGTCGCGCCTGGAGAAAGACCGTCCTTGGGAAAAAGCTACTCAGGAAAGACAGTGGCTGTATCAAACGCCGATGGATATCCTGATTAAAGCTTCTAACGGAGCCACTGATTTCGGGAACAAATTCGGACAGCCGCTGATTACCGGCTCAGTTCTAACCTTCGAGCACGACGAAAAAGCAGATGAGCTGGAGGCCCCTAGAAAACTTGGTTACGACAAGGTGATTATGCTGGCTGGTGGCGTTGGTTACGGCAAAGCAAGCCAGGCACAGAAGCAACATCCAAAAACAGGCGATAAAATTGTTATTCTCGGAGGTGAAAACTACCGCATCGGTATGGGTGGCGCGGCAGTTTCTTCAGCCGACACAGGCGAGCACGGAACAGGCATCGAATTAAATGCCATCCAGCGCTCTAACCCGGAAATGCAGAAGCGTGCCGCTAACGCTATTCGAGGCATGGTGGAGAGCGAAAACAACCCGATT contains these protein-coding regions:
- a CDS encoding DUF3298 and DUF4163 domain-containing protein, whose amino-acid sequence is MYTTHFIRLAIVLLSACSLWSCQSQQEQASAVATERLQFRVENLQRTSDDCSPDSSTCARLHITYPVATAGPAALRQSINHYVQQRLQLMRYDFGPDADTSATSYTDAAEKLANLFFEERQRYKESTQQMPDPPHPGLYGWELQVKGQPLYVSARVVSLLFDNFTYLGGAHGNPTRILQSFDSTGHLLSLPEMVNDTVKLQALAEQQFRQVRKEMVGDMPLSEAGLFITGNTLPLPQNYALTAEGLQLYYNPYEIGPYAMGATELLLPYNFLKGLLRPAYFP
- a CDS encoding glycoside hydrolase family 9 protein; protein product: MMHLYLYDQSKGGKIARLVGLLLLFLLGLFLQSPAQSISKYIVVDQFGYPETARKVAVIRNPVTGFDAAESFQPGTVYRVVNASTGQTALEGTPTSWNNGQEDPSSGDKAWHFDFSLVTTPGTYYVLDVAQQVKSYDFMIHNSVYQNVLKQAVRTYFYQRAGMAKEAKYAGAAWADAISYAGNLQDSQARLYNAKTNAATQKDLSGGWFDAGDMNKYVNFVHGPVIQLLRAYEEKPAAWTDNYNIPESGNGIPDILDEVKYEIDWLWRMQNADGSVLSIVGYQGDASPPSSDKTQRCYGPASTSATLTGAAIYAYAAKVYKTLGTPAMLAYADQLQTAAEKAWAWADANPDVLFRNNDNANNSQGLGAGQQEVDDYTRSMFKLSAATFLYALTDKAVYKAYFDANYTKSHLFEWSYAYPFEPVTQDALLYYTSLPNATESVKTAIRDKFTAAMKSNSENLPAITSVKDPYLAHLNDYTWGSNSFKMIQGLMIYDLITYDLDPANTETYQHAAAGYVHSLHGVNPMQLVYLSNMFNDGAENGVREFYHSWFKDGSAKWDRVGTSQFGPPPGFLTGGPNPSYDWDGVCPGNAGCNAISITPPKGQPAQKSYKDFNHSWPLNSWSVTENSTGYQANYIRLLSKFVTLSPQAPLAVKAEQVATFSLYPNPAQQVVHIGLPELVKGKIAVKIQDVQGKEVLSGSFDNKASFSLPTTDLADGIYILQVMYANRVMTKKFVKQ
- a CDS encoding helix-turn-helix domain-containing protein; amino-acid sequence: MIQPELGKKILDLRKAKGLTQEELVEKCNISVRTLQRIESGEVTPRSYTIRIIFAALDYNHADVIGKNNLISDGYAKASNSFSYFFNLKHNKMVKLSLLSIPFLVTVLALFFRYPTTTGAQHKTEVRAQILKLNADFIQTYNAGEMDSLSKLYVGDASLIMGNAIPVVFNNLPEVRGVLASNHFLHSTTSKTSASWKGDLRKRLFPIQW